The Schistocerca gregaria isolate iqSchGreg1 chromosome 1, iqSchGreg1.2, whole genome shotgun sequence genome includes a window with the following:
- the LOC126294084 gene encoding 52 kDa repressor of the inhibitor of the protein kinase-like, with product MHGSHHGAFISHPFTNFKMFHECARMHMNSKWHKDAIEKSNNFISIVTNKTKSEEELANENLVKLVQTNRAKLISIVSCVLFGALHDLPLRGKTNSNAIFDDLLPFKVQSGDETLRKHFEGVPKNATYVSHRTQNDLLDVCAKVLRNDLSNTINNSKSFSVLADKTMDIAGIEQLSLSACYFDHAINVVREDFLGFSALARCRTIADKIGRAHKIIAEKYPKGRFCHYASHRLNDLNNLPEVRNAIGTIKEGISFFRGSMQRKVLVGNLQKLCEASWSEKHKSIRKFNDKFLEIVEALAILHKEGDRETKQKAWQLYCTLTSPTFIVTLKVIAKYSAKLEPVTNILQSLNCYKFQKKFKEL from the exons ATGCATGGTAGTCATCATGGTGCATTCATAAGCCAcccattcacaaatttcaaaatGTTCCATGAATGTGCAAGAATGCATATGAATTCCAAGTGGCATAAAGATGCAatagaaaagtcaaataatttcattagtattgtgacaaacaaaactaaaagtgaGGAAGAACTCGCCAATGAGAATCTTGTGAAATTAGTACAAACTAATCGTGCAAAGTTAATATCTATTGTTTCTTGTGTATTGTTTGGTGCATTACATGACTTACCTTTAAgaggaaaaacaaattcaaatgctATATTTGATGATTTGTTACCATTTAAAGTACAGTCAGGTGATGAAACACTGCGGAAACATTTTGAGGGTGTGCCTAAAAATGCTACCTATGTTTctcatagaacccaaaatgatttactTGATGTATGCGCcaaagtactaagaaatgatttgAGTAATACAATCAATAACAGCaaatcattttcagttttggcaGACAAAACAATGGATATTGCAGGCATAGAACAACTTTCTCTTTCTGCATGTTATTTTGATCATGCAATTAATGTTGTGAGAGAAGACTTCCTTGGATTTTCAGCATTAGCAAG GTGCCGTACGATTGCTGATAAAATTGGCAGAGCACACAAGATAATTGCTGAGAAATATCCCAAGGGTCGCTTCTGTCATTATGCTAGCCATAGACTTAATGATTTGAACAACTTGCCAGAGGTCAGAAATGCCATTGGTACTATCAAAGAAGGAATTTCTTTTTTCCGGGGGAGCATGCAAAGGAAAGTCCTAGTTGGGAACCTTCAAAAACTGTGTGAGGCAAGCTGGTCTGAGAAGCATAAGTCTATAAGGAAATTtaatgataagtttttagaaattgttgaagcattagcaattttacataaagaAGGAGATCGTGAAACTAAGCAGAAAGCCTGGCAACTTTACTGCACACTTACTTCTCCAACATTTATTGTTACATTAAAAGTCATAGCAAAATATTCAGCAAAACTAGAACCTGTCACCAATATCCTACAATCATTAAATTGTTATAAGTTTCAGAAAAAATTCAAGGAATTGTAA